The Gossypium hirsutum isolate 1008001.06 chromosome D07, Gossypium_hirsutum_v2.1, whole genome shotgun sequence genome includes the window AATTAGCGAAACTGAGCACATCCAGTTTATCAAACGGAGCAATTTCTATCTCActctcattttaatttatttgtgtgTTGTGCGTGATTGAATTGATTCTAGGGAATATGGAAATGGGATTCATGAGTAGCTAAGTCCTTTAGAGAGATTAAAGGGCTTCCCATAGGAATTAGCTAGTATAAATTTATGTGTGCTTAAACCTTAGGATTGACGATCGTAGGAAGTATCTAGGTTAAACGAGGTTGAAACAAAAGTTTGTCGAGTAAATCGTGAGTTTATCTCAATCAGgaaagtgaggtcgagagataggTGAGTActagttagttaattaaatagtAGAGGTCGAGAGGTAATACTGGTTAGTTAATAACTAATTCACTAATAAAACCTAAATTCTGAAGTTAATTGCAACCACTGAAACAAGTTAATATTCTTCTTGTTCTTCGAGAGCTATTCATTTTTCAAGTttgttttagtaatttaattttactttatgacCTTAATTGTTAGTATTAATCATTGTAATATAATATTGAGTGATTACTGTTTAGACCTGCTATTATAGAcgatatttttagatttaatccAGCCTCTCTTAGGTCTAATCCTCAAAATACTTACTGGTGTCTCGTTGTAATagaaaattatattacaatttgacctattCACTTGGATATATAGCactgtaattatatatattttatttgtagaATTTTTACTTTAAATGCTCGCACGTTTGGAGGCGGTCAAAACTCATGCTTGATCCCTTCATCCTCATAGTAAACATCAAATCTTTATTTTTGAATTCCCTTTCATGATCACTTCTTATTCTTCTAGTCATTCCAATGACACGACCCTTTTCATTCATCAAGGTCTTGCATAGCTTCCTGAAGGCTTCAAGGGTGTCTGATTTGTCTCTAAGAAATTTCACCCATGTGAACCTTGAATAGTCATCCACACAGACTAGCACATATCTTTTGCCACTGATTTTCTGTATCTATATAGGACCAATCAAATCCATATAAAACAGCTCTAGTGGCTCAAATTTTGGTCTTGAGTGACTCTTTGATGTTTCTCCCTATGTTGCTTACCCTTTAAGCAACAGCTAAAAACTTTATGGACATCACCAATTAATATAGGAATACCCCTGACAACCTAGGACTAGATCAACATTTGAAGTCCGTTTTAATGCATGTGACCAAGTTTCTCATGCCACAATCCTAACTCAGACACAACTGCCTTATTTCACTTCACATACTGTAGAACTTTATAGCAATTATCAAAGGTCCTGgcccttttcataattttatcttttatctCGAAAGAGACTTCACAACTATcttttatgaaattgattaacATTCTTTGGTCACAAAACTTATTTATACTAGTTAATCAcagtaattttttataaaagatattttctaaaattatatgatataaaatatcaaattaattccGATGTACAACAGGtggaattattttattaagtcgtacatataatttgttgaaaaaattgtacttataatttgttaaaataacattagattaaaaattatGAAGGTCCGCATGAAAAATTATGAAGAGAGAATTCTTCCTCTAGCTTAGGGTACTATGATTAATATACAATTgttattatttcataaaaaaagatTATAAAGGTAATAATTATATCGGTGTAAGTTGTCTCTTGTATATTTTACTTCACTTAAATTCGTCGAAGCCTCCAAATGAAAAAttggatatatgtatatgtgtatatatatattaccagGGAAATCTAATATGAGTATCTTCCTTGGTCTTCATTTTCAAATTGCCATGGAAATCTACTACTCTATGTTCATCGCTCCTTTTACAACAATGCTAAGCTTCTCCACCTTACTTGCTTTCATCACTTTTGCTTTGAGTCACCTCTTTAAGCTTCAATGGCAGCGCAATGCCCAAAAGCCTAAACAGCCCTCTCTTCCGCCAGGCCCTAAACCTTGGCCTATTGTGGGAAACCTCCCTGAATTAATCATAAATAAGAAGAAAACTTCGGTGTCTTATTGGATACACAGTTTCATGAAAGAAATGAACACCGAAATTGCTTGTATTCGTCTAGGAAATGTTCATGTGATTCCCGTTACTTGTCCTGAAATCAGTCTCCAATTCATGAGAAAACAGGATGCTATTTTTGCTTCAAGACCCCTTACCATCGCCACTGATGTCCTCTCAAAAGGGCACTTAACCACTATTTTTTCACCCTTAGGAGATCAGTGGAGAAAAATGAAGAGAGTTATGGTCAGCGAGATGCTTTCACATGAAAGACATCGATGGCTTCACGAGAAAAGAGTTGAAGAAGCTGATAACCTCGTGCGTTACGTACTTAACCAATGCAAAAATGGTGATGAAGGCGGCCTAGTGGACTTAAGACTGGTTGCCCGACACTATTGTTGCAATGTGATAAAAAAGTTGATCTTTAATCGAGGATACTTGGGAGAAGGGAAAGCAGATGGTGGACCTGGGTTTGAGGAAGAAGAATACGTCGACGCCATTATCGCTTTAGTCATTCATCTTTATTCCTTTTGTATATCCGATTACTGGCCATTTTTGAGAGGCCGCGACCTGGAGGGGCATGAGAAAATCGTGGAGGACGCAACTAGGGTTCTAGAGAAATATAACAATCCCATTATTGAAGACAGGATTCAACAATGGAGAGATGGCAAGAAACATGAACCTCAAGACTTGCTTGATGTTTTGGTTTCTTTAACGGATGACAATGGTACCCCACTACTGTCCGCGGACGAGATCAAAGCTCAAGTAAATGTACGTCTTTCcttctctttaattgtttttgaacaaaatataagcCACCAACAtgttaatgtttattaaaaatggaTTACTAAGACATGACAATAacataaatatgatataatatacaCGTGTTATCATAGAAAATCAGCCCTGTATATTGATAGTCTCTTTTTCAACTTAATTTTCAGGAAATTATGATTGCTGCAGTGGATAATCCATCAAATAACTTAGAATGGGCACTTGCGGAGATGTTGAATAAACCAGAGACGCTACAAATGGCCAGAGACGAATTAGATAATGTGGTTGGAAAACATAGGTTAATACAAGAATCTGATGTCCCACAACTTAACTTTACTAAGGCATGCGCCAGAGAAGCCTTTAGACTCCATCCTGTTGCAGCATTTAGCCCTCCTCACGTGTCCGTGACTGATACAACAGTGGGCGACTACTTCATCCCTAAGGGTAGCCATGTGATAGTTAGTCGGGTTGGGCTTGGTCGAAACCCTAAAGTTTGGGACGAGCCATGCGAGTTCAAGCCAGAACGTCACCTCCAGAATTGTAATAAAGGCGAAGAAGTGGTGCTTGAAGAGCCAGATTTGCGGCTGTTTACATTCGGTAGAGGAAGGAGAGGGTGCCCTGGAGTGGTGCTTGGAAGCTTGATGACTACCATGCTGTTAGCGAGGCTATTGCAAGGATTCGATTGGAGCATCCCGACTAACCAGGGAACCATTGATCTTTGTCCAGGAAGGGGAGTTCCCTTTCTGGCTAAACCACTGCTTGCTGTTGCAAAGCCACGATTGCTACCGCATGTCTACTCTTTCTCAACTGAAAGTGAAATACAGTGATTAACTCCTTGACGAAGATGGGGGTTGACAAGGGAGACCTGTTTGTGGCTtggttctaatgaaattgt containing:
- the LOC107956797 gene encoding phenylalanine N-monooxygenase CYP79D16; its protein translation is MFIAPFTTMLSFSTLLAFITFALSHLFKLQWQRNAQKPKQPSLPPGPKPWPIVGNLPELIINKKKTSVSYWIHSFMKEMNTEIACIRLGNVHVIPVTCPEISLQFMRKQDAIFASRPLTIATDVLSKGHLTTIFSPLGDQWRKMKRVMVSEMLSHERHRWLHEKRVEEADNLVRYVLNQCKNGDEGGLVDLRLVARHYCCNVIKKLIFNRGYLGEGKADGGPGFEEEEYVDAIIALVIHLYSFCISDYWPFLRGRDLEGHEKIVEDATRVLEKYNNPIIEDRIQQWRDGKKHEPQDLLDVLVSLTDDNGTPLLSADEIKAQVNEIMIAAVDNPSNNLEWALAEMLNKPETLQMARDELDNVVGKHRLIQESDVPQLNFTKACAREAFRLHPVAAFSPPHVSVTDTTVGDYFIPKGSHVIVSRVGLGRNPKVWDEPCEFKPERHLQNCNKGEEVVLEEPDLRLFTFGRGRRGCPGVVLGSLMTTMLLARLLQGFDWSIPTNQGTIDLCPGRGVPFLAKPLLAVAKPRLLPHVYSFSTESEIQ